GTTAAAGAAAATCAGCCCGAGCCGTGAGGCGAGCGGGCTGATCGTGATGATCAAACTCTAGCACGGAACAATCGTGCCCAGGAGTCTTCCTGACGCGTTCTCGGCCGCCGAGGGTGACTCGGCAACCTCCGTCACCACACTCCTGTTCCGCGCCGACTCTTCGATCGCGGCCAGGACCCGCTGGATCTGAAGCCCGTCAGCGAACGACGGCGACGGTTGGCTTCCGTCGCGAATGGCAAGTAGGAAGTCGCGAACTTGGTGTGTGAACGTGTGCTCCCAGCCGATGATGTGCCCCTGCGGCCACCACGCAGCGGCGTACGGGTGCTCGGGCTCATTCACGAGGATCCGCCGAAAGCCCTGCTCCCGCACCGGAAGCGTAGCGTCCATAAAGCCGAGCTCGTTCAGGTTCTCCAGGTCGAAAGTCAGCGACCCGCGTGAGCCATAGATTTCGATCTTGAGCGAGTTCTTCTGCCCTGTGGCCACCCGCGACGCTTCTACCGACGCGCTGAGGCCGCCGGTCAGGCCCAAGGTGGCCCACGCGGCGTCGTCGACCGTTACTTTCTCCAAACCGTCAGGGCCGGGGCGTTTGGCAACAAAAGTCCTCAACGTTCCCGTCACTTCAGTGACGGTTTGACCCGTCAGATGCTGGACCTGGTCGATGGCGTGGGAGGCAATGTCGCCCAGCGCTCCGGAGCCGGCCGTCTCCTTGCGGAGCCGCCAGCTCATGGGGGTTTCGACGTCGGACAGCCAGTCCTGCAGGTACGCGGCACGGACGTGCCGCACAGTTCCGAGACGTCCTTCGGCAATCAGTTCGCGGGCCAATGCGAGTGCAGGGACGCGGCGGTAGTTGAAGCCGATCATCGACTGCACGCCCCGGGCACGAGCCGAAGCAGCCGCTCCCGCCATCAACTCGGCCTCTTCCAGAGTGTTGGCCAGCGGCTTCTCCACAAGCACATGCTTCCCGGCAGCCAGAGCTTCCAGAGCGATCTCCGCATGCATCCAGCCTGGAGCGCAGATATCCACGATGTCGATGTCGTCCCGCGAGATCACGGAGCGCCAATCAGTGGCGGATTCCGCCCAACCATACTTGGCGGCGGCTTCGGCCACCAGGGAGGCGTCCCGGCCAACGAGTACCTTCTGCTCGAAGGCCGGAACGTCGAAGAAACTGGCCACGCTCCGCCACGCGTTCGAATGGGCCTTGCCCATGAAGGCGTAGCCAATGGCGGCCACGCCCAGGGGACGGCCAGCGGGAGGAGGAGAAGTGGTCATGCTGATGCTCCTTGAAGTGAAATGGGAAGGCTTAGGCCTCGAACCAGCCCCGCGAAGGGTTGGAAACCTCGGGTGACTCCCGGAAGACACCGGGCTGGGCCACCCAACCAACACCGTTGGCGATGACCTTCTGAATCTGCGGCTGGTGGTACACCGGGTATTCCTGATCGCCCGGGCTAAAGTAGAAGATCCTGCCCTTGCCTCGGGAGAATGTCACGCCGGAGCGGAACACCTCTCCACCTTCAAAGGAGCTGATGAAGATCAGATCATCGGGCTCGGGGATGTCGAACAGTTCGCCGTACATTTCCTGCTTGGGGATGACGATGGGACTCTCGATACCAGCCGCGATCGGGTGCGACGGCTTGACCGTCCACACGAGTTCCCGCTCCCCCTCGTTGCGCCACTTCAGGGAGCAGGTGGTCCCAAGCAAGCGGGTGAATATCTTGGCGAAGTGCCCCGAGTGCAGAACCACCAGACCCATGCCGCCGAGCACGTGGCGCTGCACGCGTTCCACCACCTCTTCAGCAACTTCCCCATGCGCAATGTGCCCCCACCACAGCAACACGTCGGTCTGCTCCAGCACTTCTTCGGAGAGGCCGTGTTCGGGATCGGCGAGCGTCGCCGTCGTGATTTCGGAGTCGGGGTAAAAACCGCGCAGTCCGGCGGCGATGGCGCCGTGGATCCCCTCCGGGTACATCTCGCCGATGGTTGCAGGCTCGTTGCGGGCCTCGTGGACGGCCTCGTTCCAGACGACAATCTTGAGTTTCGAATCAGACATTTCAGAGCACCACTTCACGTTGTTCGAGGGCGGACCTGTAGCAGGCATCGAGTATCAGGGCTCGGGTGAGGGCAAGCGAACCGTCGTGGCTTCCCCACACGGTCTCGCCGCCGCGCACGGCGGCGATGAAGTCGTCGACGACGGCCTGGTGCGCTCGTCCAGGTTCAGCCACCACCTCGAAGTCAGCGTTCTCGCCGTCCTTCTCGGTGAAGACGTGAACGTCCGCTACCGGGTTCTCGGAGGCGCCGACCGAGCGCAAGTCCGCTCCGCCGTCGGTCCCGTAAACGGTGAAGTCCATCAGGTCCCGCTCGTCGCGGTAAGTGGCCCATCCCGCTTCCAGGATCAAGGTACCCCCGCCTTCCAGCCGGATGAACGCCGATGCGAAGTCTTCCACTTCAAACTTATGACTCGAGTTCGAAGCTGTGTAGCGGGCGTTGCCGCCGAGGCCGCGCGGGCCGAGTTCGGAATGGGTCGACGCCGAGACGGCCAACACCTTGGGTTCGCCCAGCAGGTGCAGGGAGTAGTCCAGGACGTGCACCCCGATGTCAGCGAGCGGACCGCCGCCGGCCAGTTCCGGGTTGGTGAACCAGCTGCCCAGCATCGGGATGCCTTGGCGCCGGAGCCAGGATGCCTTGGCGTAGTACGGGCGACCCAACGTCCCGGCGTCGATCACTTCCTTGAGTGCCTGGATGTCGCCGCGGCGACGGTGGTTGAACGCGACGTCCAGGACACGGCCGGCCTTGCGGGCGGCGTCCACCATCTGTTGACCCTCGACGGCGTTACGCGCCAACGGCTTTTCGCTCAGCACGTGCAGTCCCCGCTCGAGCGAGGCAATGGCGATCGGTGCGTGCAGGAACGTCGGCACGGCGACGCTGACGGCGTCGAGATCTTCGAGCTCGATCATGTCCTCCCAACGGGCGAACGCGTGCGGAAAGCTGTATTCCTCCTTCAGCTGGGCAAGAAGGTCAGCTTCCATGCCCGCGACGGCGACAATCTCGACGCCGTCGATGTTGCTGTACGCCTTGAGGTGCTGCCGGCCGGCCCAACCGATGCCCACAACTCCCACCTTGAGGGTTGTGGACGGGGCCTGCTGCTGAATGCTCACGTTGTTCCTGTTCTTTCTGGGTTACTAGTTGTGGTTTTGAAAGGCGTTTAGCCCTTGACCGCACCGGCCGTCATGCCGGAAACGATGCGCTTCTGGCACAGCAGCACGAGGATCACGAGCGGGACGGTGATGATCACCGACGCGGCGCTGATGGTGCCGAGGGGTTGGTCGAACTCGCTGGTGCCGCTGAAGAACGCGATCGCCACCGGAACAGGCCGCGCCTCTGGCGAGGTGGTCAAGGTGACGGCCAGGAGGAATTCGTTCCAGACCGAGATGAACACCAGGATCGCCGTGGTCGCCAGGCCGGGGACCGCCAGCGGCAGGATGACCTTGCGGAAGGCGACAAACGGCGTGGCGCCATCCATGTACGCAGATTCCTCAAGCTCACGCGGGATCTCCTTGAAGAAAGACGTCAGCGTGTAGATCGCCAGCGGCAACGCGAACGTCAGCTTCGGGATGATGAGGCCGAGCAGAGTGTCGTACAGGCCGATGTCGCGCCAGATGGAGAACATCGGGGCCGCGATGGCGATGGCCGGGAACGTGGTGACCGAGAGGATCAACGTCAGGATCATCGCCTTGCGGCGCATCTTCAACCGGGCCAGCGCATAGGCGGCAAAGGACGCGAAAACCAGCGCCACTGTTGTAGTTACGACGGCGATAATCACCGAGTTGCGCAAGGCCAGGAGGAACTCGGGGTTCTGGAAGACCACCAGATAGTTCTCCAGGGTCGGCTGGCTCGGGAAGAGCTCGCCTTGGGCCAGGCTCGCACCCTTCTTAAGGGAGGTGTTCACCAGCCAGTAGAACGGGATGAGCGAGAAAGCCATGACGGCCACCACGAACACCCACACCAAGGGATGCAGTTTCGATTCCCCACGCAACCGACGCTTTGGCGCCTTGGGGCGCGTGGCGAGTTCCGCCGTCGGGCGTTCTGCAGTCAGCGTGCTCATTGCTCCTCCTTCGCGACGTCGCGGATGTTGCCGCCGGCGAAGCGGACGTAGATGACCGAGACCACCATGACGGTGAGGAAGGTCAGGATGGACAGCGCCGAACCTTCGCCAACCAGCCGGTTTTCGCGCAGTTGCGTGTAGGCGAGCATGGACATGGATTCGGTGCCGTTGGCGCCGCGGGTGAGGACGAACGGCAGGTCGAAGACGCGGAGGGCGTCCATGGTGCGGAAGATGGCCGCGAGGACGATCGCCGGACGGAGCAGCGGCAGGGTGATATTCACGAACGTCTGCCATTTGCTGGCGCCGTCGAGCTCCGCGGCCTCGTACGTTTCGGCCGAGATGACCTGCAGGCCGGCCAGGATGATGAGCGCGGCGAAAGGCGTGGTCTTCCAGACGTCGGCCATGACGATGACGGCCATCGCGTAGCCGTGCTCGCCGAGCCAGACCACATCGCCGCCCGGCAGTCCCAGCGTGGAAAGAACGTTAGTGACCAGGCCCATCTTGGGCTGGAACATCGTTTGCCAGGTGATGGCGCTGACCACGGTGATGATCGCGTAGGGCAGCAGAACCACGGTGCGCAGGACGGCGCGGCCCTTGAACGCGAGGTTGAGCAGCAATGCCATGGCCGTGCCGAGGATGAGTTCCAGGCTGACAGACAGGCCCGCGAAGAGGAAGGTCTGGCCGAAGGCGGTCCACCATTCATGGCTTGCGAGGGCGTTGATGTAGTTTTCCAGGCCGACGAACCGGGACAGACCGGCGGTCCGAACGCTGTACTGGTTCAACGAGAGCCAGATCGCGTAGCCGATCGGGACCGCCGCAACCAGCGCCATGATGACCAGCGACGGCGCGGTCATGCGGAACGCGAGCTTGCGCTCGGCACGGTCGCGGCCGCTTGTCGTTTTTGCTGTCCGTGTGGGTGCGCCGCGGTTTGGCGCGCCCCTTGGGCTGCGGCCCGGTAGGAGTGTCTTGATGGCCATAACTAGAAGCTCGCCTTGGCGGTGGTGATTTCCTCGGCCATCTTCTTCACGGCATCCTCGGTGGAGGTGGTGCCGGAGAGGACCGCGTAGACGTTCTTGTAGATCGCCTGCGAGATCTGCGGGTAGACAGGGGAGATCGGGCGCGGCTTGGCACCCTTCACGGAGGCGAGGAGTTCCGTGGCGAACGGCATCTTCTGGAGAACCGCCGGGTCAGAGTAGGCAGCTTCGTTGACCGGGGCCTGTGAGTAGTCCATCGCCACGTGCTTCTGCCAGTCCGGGGTGGTGGCGAAGTCTATAAATGCGACAGCTCCGGCCTGGTTGGTGGAGTGGGCCGAGATCGCCAGGTTCCAGCCGCCGAGCACGCCCGAGGCTTTGCCGCCCTCCCATGCCGGCAGGGGCGCGACGCCGAAGCTGGACGCCAGCGGTGTCGCGTTGAGCAGGCGGTAGACGTGCGGCCAGTTGCGCTGGTATCCGAAGTCTCCGGACTCGTAGGCGAGTCGGGCGGGGTCTTCGTTGTAGGTGAGGACGGCGCGGTCGGCTGAGCCGTTCTTGAGGCCGTCGCTCATGAAGTTGAGGACGTCGCGGGTTTCCTTGGAGTCGATTTTGACGTCGCCTTGGTCGTTGAGGACTTCGCCGCCTGCGCTGTAGAGCATTTCGAGGAAGTTCACCGTGAGGCCCTCGTACTGCTTGCCCTGGTAGACGTATCCGTTGCCGGGAGCCTTGGCGGCTTCCGCGTAGAGCTGCTGCCAGGACTCGGGCTTGGCCACCTTGTCCTTCTGGTAGTAGATCAATCCGGCGTTGGTGAAGAACGGCGAGGCCCAGTACTTGTCTTGGTACTTGGTGGTTTCCACAGTGGAGGGAATGAGCCTGTCCTTGTTGGCCTCGACCAGCTTGGTCTGGTCCAGCAGCCAGCCCTGGGAGGCGAACTCGGAGGTCCAGATGACGTCCGTGAGGAAGAGGTCGCACTCGGTGGACTTGCCTTCGAGCCGCTGCACAATCTGCGTGCGGGCTTCGTCCGTGGTGGCGCCGATCTCGGTGTACTTGGCCGTGACCTTGCCGTTCGCCTTGGTGAACGCCTCTGCCGTGCCCTTGTAGATGCCGCTCGCGTCCTTGACGCCGCAGATGTTCACGGCACCGCTGGCATTAGCGCCCGACGCCGGATCGGCAGCTGCCGCTTGTTCCGCACCTTGGGGTGAGGCTCCCCCGCCGCACGCGCTGAGGAGGAGGGCTGCGGCTATTGCGGTCGCTGCTAGGGCTTTGCGGTTTGTGGCTTTGTTCTGGAGCGGTAGAGCAGGTCGGTTCAAGTCCACAAGTGGCTCCTTTGGTGGCTGTGGGCGAGTGGCGTTCAGTGCGCGTTTTGGCTGTCCCGCGTGCTGAGGGTGGCTTCTTTGCCGGTGGTTCTTTTTGGTTTTTGGAATCGATTCCAAATGTTTCCAAAAGAATCGGCCTTTCGGCCGTGGAATCGATTCCAAAGTAGTTTGACAGTGGTTGCTCGGGGCTGTCAACCCTTTTATTTCGTGGAGTCCCGGATGACGAGTTCGTGCGGGAGGAAGGTTCTTCCCTTGCGATGTGAGCCCTCGACGGTCATCCGCTCCAGGAGTTCAGCGAAGGCTACGCGGCCCATTTCGTAGGCTGGCTGGCGGACTGTGGTCAGCTCCGGGACGCACATTTCTGCTTGGGCAGAGTCGTCGAAGCCTGCCACGGCGATGTCATCGGGAACTCGTAGTCCGGCGTCGGTGAGTTCACGGACGCAACCGGCTGCGACTACGTCGGTTCCGCAGAAGACTGCGTCCGGAAGCTCTTTTGCTTCCAGGAGCTTCTTCGTGAGCCTGCGGCCAGCGTGGAATCCGAAATTGCCTTCACCGAACAGGATCTGGTCCGGTTCCAATCCTTGCTCCGTGAGCGCTTGGCGGAAGCCCTCTTCCCGCAGCCGGCCTGAGCGGGCTCCCCTATGGGCGAGCATGGCCAGCTTCTTGGCGCCGGTGTTGATCAGGTGTTTGGTGATGTCGTAGGCGGCTTGGCGGTCGTCGATGGACACACCGAATGCCGCCTCGGCGTCGACGATTTCACAGACCTGGACCACGCTCATTTGCTCAGCGACTGTGTTGACGTCCTCGTCAGACATTGTTGGCGAAAAGATCACGAGCCCGTCCACTGAGCCGTTCCGCAGCATGTCCACGAGTTGCTGTTCGCGATCGAGGTCCCCGTCGGTGGCAGCGATGAGGCTGACGTAGCCGGAGTCCGCTGCAGCGTCGCCGACTCCGCGGAAGACTTCGCTGATCACCAATGAGTCCAGGTTCTTGGCGAGGGCCAGGACACGCATGGTGCGGTCTCTTCTTAGGTCTCTTGCTGAAGCGAGAGGACGGTAGCTGAGCTGACGGATTGCGGCGTTGACCTTCTCCTTGGCTGCCTCGCTGACGGCCGGGCTCCCGTTCAAAACGCGCGACACCGTCCCCACGGAGACACCCGCAGTCCTGGCGACGTCTTGAACTGTCGCTCGAGCCATTCGATTTGTCCTTCCGCGAGCAGTGACGATGGTCCCGGCGCATTCACCGTCAATCCAC
This window of the Arthrobacter sp. StoSoilB5 genome carries:
- a CDS encoding sugar ABC transporter permease; its protein translation is MAIKTLLPGRSPRGAPNRGAPTRTAKTTSGRDRAERKLAFRMTAPSLVIMALVAAVPIGYAIWLSLNQYSVRTAGLSRFVGLENYINALASHEWWTAFGQTFLFAGLSVSLELILGTAMALLLNLAFKGRAVLRTVVLLPYAIITVVSAITWQTMFQPKMGLVTNVLSTLGLPGGDVVWLGEHGYAMAVIVMADVWKTTPFAALIILAGLQVISAETYEAAELDGASKWQTFVNITLPLLRPAIVLAAIFRTMDALRVFDLPFVLTRGANGTESMSMLAYTQLRENRLVGEGSALSILTFLTVMVVSVIYVRFAGGNIRDVAKEEQ
- a CDS encoding Gfo/Idh/MocA family oxidoreductase, with translation MTTSPPPAGRPLGVAAIGYAFMGKAHSNAWRSVASFFDVPAFEQKVLVGRDASLVAEAAAKYGWAESATDWRSVISRDDIDIVDICAPGWMHAEIALEALAAGKHVLVEKPLANTLEEAELMAGAAASARARGVQSMIGFNYRRVPALALARELIAEGRLGTVRHVRAAYLQDWLSDVETPMSWRLRKETAGSGALGDIASHAIDQVQHLTGQTVTEVTGTLRTFVAKRPGPDGLEKVTVDDAAWATLGLTGGLSASVEASRVATGQKNSLKIEIYGSRGSLTFDLENLNELGFMDATLPVREQGFRRILVNEPEHPYAAAWWPQGHIIGWEHTFTHQVRDFLLAIRDGSQPSPSFADGLQIQRVLAAIEESARNRSVVTEVAESPSAAENASGRLLGTIVPC
- a CDS encoding LacI family DNA-binding transcriptional regulator, encoding MARATVQDVARTAGVSVGTVSRVLNGSPAVSEAAKEKVNAAIRQLSYRPLASARDLRRDRTMRVLALAKNLDSLVISEVFRGVGDAAADSGYVSLIAATDGDLDREQQLVDMLRNGSVDGLVIFSPTMSDEDVNTVAEQMSVVQVCEIVDAEAAFGVSIDDRQAAYDITKHLINTGAKKLAMLAHRGARSGRLREEGFRQALTEQGLEPDQILFGEGNFGFHAGRRLTKKLLEAKELPDAVFCGTDVVAAGCVRELTDAGLRVPDDIAVAGFDDSAQAEMCVPELTTVRQPAYEMGRVAFAELLERMTVEGSHRKGRTFLPHELVIRDSTK
- a CDS encoding ThuA domain-containing protein, whose protein sequence is MSDSKLKIVVWNEAVHEARNEPATIGEMYPEGIHGAIAAGLRGFYPDSEITTATLADPEHGLSEEVLEQTDVLLWWGHIAHGEVAEEVVERVQRHVLGGMGLVVLHSGHFAKIFTRLLGTTCSLKWRNEGERELVWTVKPSHPIAAGIESPIVIPKQEMYGELFDIPEPDDLIFISSFEGGEVFRSGVTFSRGKGRIFYFSPGDQEYPVYHQPQIQKVIANGVGWVAQPGVFRESPEVSNPSRGWFEA
- a CDS encoding ABC transporter substrate-binding protein → MDLNRPALPLQNKATNRKALAATAIAAALLLSACGGGASPQGAEQAAAADPASGANASGAVNICGVKDASGIYKGTAEAFTKANGKVTAKYTEIGATTDEARTQIVQRLEGKSTECDLFLTDVIWTSEFASQGWLLDQTKLVEANKDRLIPSTVETTKYQDKYWASPFFTNAGLIYYQKDKVAKPESWQQLYAEAAKAPGNGYVYQGKQYEGLTVNFLEMLYSAGGEVLNDQGDVKIDSKETRDVLNFMSDGLKNGSADRAVLTYNEDPARLAYESGDFGYQRNWPHVYRLLNATPLASSFGVAPLPAWEGGKASGVLGGWNLAISAHSTNQAGAVAFIDFATTPDWQKHVAMDYSQAPVNEAAYSDPAVLQKMPFATELLASVKGAKPRPISPVYPQISQAIYKNVYAVLSGTTSTEDAVKKMAEEITTAKASF
- a CDS encoding Gfo/Idh/MocA family oxidoreductase, with the protein product MSIQQQAPSTTLKVGVVGIGWAGRQHLKAYSNIDGVEIVAVAGMEADLLAQLKEEYSFPHAFARWEDMIELEDLDAVSVAVPTFLHAPIAIASLERGLHVLSEKPLARNAVEGQQMVDAARKAGRVLDVAFNHRRRGDIQALKEVIDAGTLGRPYYAKASWLRRQGIPMLGSWFTNPELAGGGPLADIGVHVLDYSLHLLGEPKVLAVSASTHSELGPRGLGGNARYTASNSSHKFEVEDFASAFIRLEGGGTLILEAGWATYRDERDLMDFTVYGTDGGADLRSVGASENPVADVHVFTEKDGENADFEVVAEPGRAHQAVVDDFIAAVRGGETVWGSHDGSLALTRALILDACYRSALEQREVVL
- a CDS encoding carbohydrate ABC transporter permease, with product MSTLTAERPTAELATRPKAPKRRLRGESKLHPLVWVFVVAVMAFSLIPFYWLVNTSLKKGASLAQGELFPSQPTLENYLVVFQNPEFLLALRNSVIIAVVTTTVALVFASFAAYALARLKMRRKAMILTLILSVTTFPAIAIAAPMFSIWRDIGLYDTLLGLIIPKLTFALPLAIYTLTSFFKEIPRELEESAYMDGATPFVAFRKVILPLAVPGLATTAILVFISVWNEFLLAVTLTTSPEARPVPVAIAFFSGTSEFDQPLGTISAASVIITVPLVILVLLCQKRIVSGMTAGAVKG